The following proteins are co-located in the Deinococcus metallilatus genome:
- a CDS encoding FtsK/SpoIIIE family DNA translocase — protein sequence MAKARAKAAPPVNRFDGEALGLVLFALGIFLAVTLALPQFAEGGFMTQAHAALTGWLGWAAYLLPIIPVAYGVLVFLGRDLAGLTRRVLGGVLVVASLLALHEVLVPGAAGEGASRLMAPLTTTLGYAAALLPLVTLTLGLELMLRYSPLTLLKAFFRGLSVLLGGATSQVQSAIEARQDGRDSARARTPLRQSLMAQTRDLDLLRKLYPDARELKAQQGEVRAAQRELRSLDEGDLKGLERDLAGWQEVTKTFVGHAARDLREAVAAEAPGAGADAEATANEVRTGRHELRVELPSTLASGALERLRRGLVTDLQRLAQRAGKLERDRQAAEKALAKPDAGVLARELPAHRERQKAWQELAEDFTTWRGRERHYPGWPDLAAAFDRAPTELAAALAEALAGDPDGTLSTQEEWRARLDRAQKEALERAQAMAVHAQVSAPGGDPLPAPTLDFDFTAVDPQEAQEGRPEEPSPLPASTTVLTAVPPRPEVLLEPGGVQAQQDEEEEEGGAAPWESAQPERRRPAQGAVDIALPGYDLLDPVPAAALNTAQLDVAARQRAAVIDQTLRHFNLQAKVVDFARGPTVTRYEIEPAPGEKISRIASLSNDLARALAVGGVRVEAPVPGKSVIGLEVPNAEREPVTFHQAAAAPSFRSTRARLPIILGKSIDGELMVGDLAKMPHLLIAGSTGSGKSVCVNTLITSLLYRYLPTELRFLMVDPKMVELTPYDGIPHLVRPVVTNPMDAAGVLLGAVAHMERRYKMMSQVGAKNLEQFNAKMRQVGEDELPHLVIIIDELADLMITSPKEVESAIMRLAQMARATGMHLVLATQRPSVDILTSLIKVNVPARIAFAVSSSHDSRTILDSVGAERLTGMGDMLFYQPGLVKPVRLQGPYISEVESARITDELRRQVFDDAFGEAYGTDFDGTVEASGPSVDKGNMDFSDPHLRQAALICIEEGQGSVSRLQRRLSVGHARAGKLMDMLEAMGIVSKHQGSKPREVLITEADLPEYFGR from the coding sequence ATGGCGAAGGCTCGTGCAAAGGCGGCTCCACCCGTGAACCGCTTCGATGGGGAGGCACTGGGGCTGGTGCTGTTCGCGCTGGGCATCTTCCTGGCAGTCACCCTGGCCCTGCCGCAGTTCGCGGAGGGCGGCTTCATGACGCAGGCGCACGCGGCCTTGACCGGCTGGCTGGGCTGGGCCGCGTATCTGCTGCCGATCATCCCGGTCGCGTACGGCGTGCTGGTGTTCCTGGGCCGCGACCTCGCGGGCCTGACCCGGCGGGTGCTGGGCGGCGTGCTGGTGGTGGCGTCGCTGCTCGCCCTCCACGAGGTCCTGGTGCCGGGCGCGGCGGGCGAGGGGGCGTCCCGCCTGATGGCCCCGCTGACCACCACACTGGGGTACGCGGCGGCCCTCCTGCCGCTGGTCACCCTCACGCTGGGGCTGGAGCTGATGCTGCGTTACTCCCCCCTCACGTTGCTCAAGGCCTTTTTCCGGGGCCTGAGCGTGCTGCTGGGCGGCGCGACCTCCCAGGTGCAGAGCGCCATCGAGGCCCGGCAGGACGGGCGCGATTCCGCGCGGGCACGCACGCCGCTGCGCCAATCCCTCATGGCCCAGACCCGTGACCTGGACCTGCTCCGCAAGCTCTACCCCGATGCCCGCGAGCTGAAGGCGCAGCAGGGCGAGGTCCGGGCCGCGCAGCGTGAGCTCCGCTCCCTGGACGAGGGGGACCTGAAAGGGCTGGAACGCGACCTGGCGGGCTGGCAAGAGGTCACGAAGACCTTTGTCGGCCACGCGGCCCGCGACCTGCGCGAAGCGGTGGCGGCGGAAGCCCCGGGCGCGGGCGCCGACGCCGAGGCCACCGCGAACGAGGTCCGGACCGGGCGGCACGAGCTGCGGGTGGAGTTGCCCAGCACACTCGCCAGCGGCGCACTGGAGCGGCTGCGCCGGGGCCTGGTCACCGACCTGCAACGCCTCGCCCAGCGGGCCGGAAAGCTGGAACGCGACCGCCAGGCCGCCGAAAAGGCGCTGGCAAAACCCGACGCCGGGGTGCTGGCCCGCGAACTCCCCGCGCACCGCGAGCGCCAGAAAGCCTGGCAGGAACTCGCCGAGGACTTCACGACCTGGCGGGGCCGCGAGCGGCATTACCCCGGCTGGCCGGACCTGGCCGCCGCCTTCGACCGCGCCCCCACCGAGCTGGCCGCCGCCCTGGCCGAGGCTCTCGCTGGCGACCCCGACGGCACGCTCAGCACCCAGGAGGAATGGCGGGCCCGCCTGGACCGCGCGCAGAAAGAGGCGCTGGAACGCGCACAGGCGATGGCCGTGCACGCCCAGGTCAGCGCGCCGGGAGGGGACCCCCTTCCCGCCCCCACCCTCGATTTCGACTTCACGGCGGTTGACCCGCAGGAAGCGCAGGAGGGCCGACCGGAGGAGCCTTCTCCCCTCCCCGCCTCCACCACCGTCCTGACCGCCGTCCCGCCCCGGCCGGAAGTCCTGCTTGAGCCGGGGGGAGTGCAGGCCCAGCAAGACGAGGAAGAGGAGGAGGGAGGCGCGGCGCCCTGGGAAAGCGCGCAGCCGGAACGGCGCCGCCCGGCCCAGGGCGCGGTCGACATCGCGCTGCCCGGCTACGACCTGCTGGACCCGGTCCCGGCAGCGGCGCTGAACACGGCGCAACTGGACGTGGCGGCCCGGCAGCGGGCGGCGGTGATCGACCAGACCCTGCGGCACTTCAACCTCCAGGCGAAGGTGGTGGATTTCGCGCGGGGGCCGACCGTCACCCGCTACGAGATCGAACCCGCCCCTGGCGAGAAGATCAGCCGGATCGCCTCTCTCTCCAACGACCTCGCGCGGGCACTGGCGGTCGGCGGCGTGCGCGTGGAGGCCCCGGTCCCCGGCAAGAGCGTGATCGGCCTGGAAGTGCCCAACGCCGAGCGCGAGCCGGTCACCTTCCACCAGGCGGCGGCGGCCCCCAGCTTCCGGAGCACGCGCGCCAGGCTGCCGATCATCCTGGGCAAGAGCATCGACGGCGAACTGATGGTCGGGGACCTCGCCAAGATGCCGCACCTCTTGATCGCCGGTTCCACCGGTTCCGGCAAGTCGGTCTGCGTGAACACCCTGATCACCAGCCTGCTGTACCGCTACCTGCCCACCGAGCTGCGCTTCCTGATGGTGGACCCCAAGATGGTCGAACTCACGCCCTACGACGGGATTCCCCATCTGGTGCGCCCGGTGGTGACCAACCCGATGGACGCGGCGGGCGTGCTGCTGGGGGCGGTCGCCCACATGGAGCGCCGCTACAAGATGATGAGCCAGGTCGGGGCCAAGAACCTGGAACAGTTCAACGCCAAGATGCGCCAGGTCGGGGAAGACGAGCTCCCGCACCTCGTCATCATCATCGACGAGCTGGCGGACCTGATGATCACCTCCCCGAAGGAGGTCGAGTCCGCGATCATGCGCCTGGCGCAGATGGCGCGCGCGACCGGGATGCACCTGGTCCTCGCCACGCAGCGGCCCAGCGTGGATATCCTCACCTCCCTCATCAAGGTGAACGTGCCCGCGCGCATCGCCTTCGCGGTCAGTTCCAGCCACGACTCGCGCACCATTCTGGACAGTGTGGGCGCCGAGCGGCTCACTGGGATGGGCGACATGCTGTTCTATCAGCCGGGGCTGGTCAAACCGGTGCGCCTCCAGGGGCCGTACATCAGCGAGGTCGAGTCCGCCCGCATCACCGACGAACTGCGGCGGCAGGTCTTCGACGACGCCTTCGGGGAAGCCTACGGCACCGACTTCGACGGCACGGTCGAGGCGAGCGGCCCCAGCGTGGACAAGGGCAACATGGACTTCAGTGATCCCCACCTGCGCCAGGCCGCGCTGATCTGCATCGAGGAGGGCCAGGGCAGCGTGTCGAGATTGCAGCGCCGCCTCTCGGTCGGCCACGCCCGCGCGGGCAAGCTGATGGATATGCTCGAAGCCATGGGCATCGTCTCCAAGCACCAGGGCAGCAAGCCCCGCGAGGTGCTGATCACCGAAGCCGACCTGCCGGAGTATTTCGGGCGTTAG
- a CDS encoding Mov34/MPN/PAD-1 family protein produces the protein MLRARRERTPARDNGRVALILPPVLVDALWAHAERDAPRECVGALGGHLDGEGAEAVALYPLANVSPDPERTYLADPGHLLRALRAMQAGGLTLVALYHSHPRGPAYPSPTDTRLAVYPVPYVIADLGSRTLRAYRLPEGTPVVLRVEGRAD, from the coding sequence GTGCTGCGCGCGCGGCGCGAACGCACTCCGGCCCGCGATAATGGCCGGGTGGCCCTGATCCTGCCGCCGGTCCTGGTGGATGCCCTGTGGGCGCACGCCGAACGTGACGCGCCCCGTGAGTGCGTCGGTGCGCTCGGCGGTCACCTGGACGGGGAAGGGGCGGAGGCGGTCGCCCTCTATCCCCTCGCCAACGTGTCGCCCGACCCCGAGCGCACGTACCTGGCCGACCCCGGCCACCTGCTGCGGGCGCTGCGGGCCATGCAGGCGGGCGGCCTGACGCTGGTGGCCCTGTATCACAGCCATCCACGTGGCCCGGCGTATCCCAGCCCGACGGATACCCGGCTTGCGGTGTACCCGGTGCCTTACGTGATCGCGGACCTCGGCAGCCGGACGCTCCGGGCGTACCGCCTGCCGGAAGGGACGCCGGTTGTGCTCCGGGTGGAGGGGCGCGCGGACTGA
- a CDS encoding nucleoside hydrolase, producing MPGMTSSPLPVILDGDPGLDDAIAWLLALASPEDVRVLGVTTVHGNVGLKLTTHNAGVTLALAGEAGAQVPIHAGADRPLVRAPLTAAEVHGDSGLPASGLPEPTRGLETEHAVNFIIRTVRERPGEVTLVATGPLTNVALAFRLAPDLPGLLREVVWMGGSTGQGNRTPAAEFNALADPHAAKIVLEAGAPTRMFGLNVTMQAIATPQRVERLRTLGNRAGAVSAELLTSYAGFYRQRYGLEGGALHDPAAVAAVLRPDLFQMQALNVQVETQEGLDFGRTVCDLYGVTEQPANVQVGMKVDDGAFFELLLDRLARLP from the coding sequence ATGCCCGGCATGACCTCCTCTCCCCTCCCCGTGATTCTGGACGGCGACCCCGGGCTCGACGACGCCATCGCCTGGCTGCTCGCGCTTGCCAGCCCCGAGGACGTGCGGGTGCTGGGCGTCACGACCGTGCATGGCAATGTGGGCCTGAAGCTGACCACGCACAACGCCGGGGTGACGCTGGCGCTGGCGGGGGAGGCGGGGGCGCAGGTGCCCATCCATGCCGGAGCCGACCGCCCCCTCGTCCGCGCGCCCCTGACCGCGGCGGAGGTTCACGGGGACAGCGGCCTGCCCGCCTCTGGCCTGCCCGAGCCGACACGCGGGTTGGAGACGGAACACGCCGTCAATTTCATCATTCGCACCGTGCGCGAGCGGCCCGGTGAGGTGACGCTGGTGGCGACCGGGCCGCTCACGAACGTGGCGCTGGCCTTCCGCCTGGCCCCCGACCTGCCGGGCCTGCTGCGCGAGGTCGTGTGGATGGGCGGCAGCACCGGGCAGGGGAACCGCACCCCGGCCGCCGAGTTCAACGCGCTGGCCGATCCGCACGCCGCAAAGATCGTGCTGGAAGCGGGCGCACCCACCCGGATGTTCGGCCTGAACGTGACCATGCAGGCCATCGCCACCCCGCAGCGGGTGGAACGCCTGCGGACGCTGGGGAACCGGGCGGGGGCCGTCAGCGCGGAGCTGCTGACCTCCTATGCCGGGTTCTACCGCCAACGCTACGGGCTGGAAGGGGGCGCCCTCCACGACCCGGCGGCCGTCGCGGCCGTCCTGCGCCCCGACCTCTTCCAGATGCAGGCGCTGAACGTGCAGGTGGAGACGCAGGAGGGCCTGGATTTCGGGCGGACGGTGTGCGACCTGTACGGGGTGACCGAGCAACCCGCGAATGTGCAGGTGGGGATGAAGGTGGATGACGGGGCGTTCTTCGAACTGCTGCTGGACCGGCTGGCGCGGCTGCCCTGA
- a CDS encoding glycoside hydrolase family 36 protein: MPERFLPISPADLRVLVSGYQSWSEAELRSLTDRQSVPLMPWRHQQGHDPAFLPSGEAGVWRSHTLIALIRPDGGGWVGCALDAASTFTHWEARAGGDGVRVTCTLEGPPVDVAWEETPDVIGSVERLSAELGRRMNARTPAPLRVWCSWYSYYRNVTLEAVLENARLARELDLPFDVFQVDDGFQADLGDWLEPSAHFGGHVQELPARLSELGFTPGLWLAPFLAAPTSRLFRDHPDWMLRGEDGRPLPVGYNWGGPYFALDTTRPEVLAWLRDLARTVRGWGFPYLKLDFLFGAALPGVRHDPGVGRARAYRNALAALREGAGPDAFLLGCGAPLAASTGLVDAMRTGPDVAPFWEEESRRLWLGDATGPGARNAVQTSLSRWYQHAWYQPDPDVMIARRELSLLGHTERHTLLGLLETVGGLRASSDPLGRLDREGLALLRASLNVSTPDRPRTLTRSFGGAVTHFTRGTFNLLNVPAGGIPPHGYRERGA, encoded by the coding sequence ATGCCCGAACGCTTCCTTCCCATCTCTCCCGCCGACCTGCGCGTGCTGGTGAGCGGCTACCAGTCGTGGAGCGAGGCGGAACTGCGCTCCCTGACGGACCGCCAGTCGGTCCCGCTGATGCCCTGGCGACATCAGCAGGGCCACGACCCGGCCTTCCTGCCCAGCGGTGAGGCGGGGGTGTGGCGCAGTCATACGCTGATCGCCCTGATCCGGCCGGACGGAGGCGGCTGGGTGGGCTGCGCGCTGGACGCCGCCTCCACCTTCACCCACTGGGAAGCCCGCGCGGGGGGAGACGGCGTGCGCGTGACCTGCACGCTGGAAGGGCCGCCCGTCGACGTCGCCTGGGAGGAGACACCCGACGTGATCGGCAGCGTCGAACGCCTGAGCGCCGAACTGGGCCGCCGCATGAACGCCCGGACGCCCGCGCCGCTGCGGGTCTGGTGCAGTTGGTACTCGTACTACCGGAACGTGACGCTGGAGGCGGTGCTGGAAAACGCCCGGCTGGCCCGCGAGCTGGACCTCCCCTTCGACGTGTTTCAGGTGGACGACGGCTTCCAGGCCGACCTGGGCGACTGGCTGGAACCGAGCGCGCATTTCGGCGGCCACGTGCAGGAGCTGCCCGCCCGGCTGTCGGAGCTGGGCTTCACGCCGGGGCTGTGGCTGGCACCTTTTCTGGCTGCGCCCACCTCGCGGCTCTTCCGGGACCATCCGGACTGGATGCTGCGCGGCGAGGACGGGCGGCCTCTCCCGGTCGGCTACAACTGGGGCGGGCCGTATTTCGCGCTGGACACGACGCGCCCGGAGGTGCTGGCCTGGCTGCGGGACCTCGCGCGGACGGTGCGCGGGTGGGGCTTCCCGTACCTCAAGCTGGACTTCCTGTTCGGGGCGGCGCTGCCCGGCGTGCGGCATGACCCGGGCGTGGGGCGGGCGCGGGCGTACCGGAATGCCCTGGCCGCGCTGCGGGAGGGGGCCGGACCGGACGCCTTCCTGCTGGGCTGCGGCGCCCCACTGGCCGCCAGCACCGGGCTGGTGGACGCCATGCGGACCGGGCCGGACGTGGCCCCTTTCTGGGAAGAGGAATCCCGCCGCCTCTGGCTGGGGGACGCGACCGGGCCGGGTGCGCGCAACGCCGTGCAGACCAGCCTCTCGCGCTGGTACCAGCACGCCTGGTATCAACCCGACCCCGACGTGATGATCGCCCGGCGCGAACTCAGCCTGCTGGGGCACACCGAGCGCCACACGCTGCTGGGCCTGCTGGAGACGGTGGGCGGCCTGCGCGCGAGCAGCGACCCGCTCGGGCGGCTGGACCGGGAAGGACTGGCCCTGCTGCGGGCCAGCCTGAACGTCAGCACGCCCGACCGCCCCCGCACCCTCACGCGGAGTTTCGGTGGCGCGGTCACGCATTTCACCCGCGGCACCTTCAACCTGCTGAATGTGCCCGCTGGCGGCATCCCGCCCCACGGCTACCGGGAGCGGGGGGCCTAG
- a CDS encoding FKBP-type peptidyl-prolyl cis-trans isomerase: protein MTSQDLKVEKYHEGNGTPAQAGKMVRVHYTGTLENGQKFDSSRDRGEPIEFPLGVGYVIPGWDQGIAQLRVGDKARLTIPGHLAYGAAGVPGVIPPNATLIFDVELMDVR, encoded by the coding sequence ATGACCAGTCAGGACCTGAAAGTCGAGAAATACCACGAGGGCAACGGCACGCCTGCCCAGGCCGGGAAGATGGTGCGCGTGCATTACACCGGCACGCTGGAAAACGGGCAGAAATTCGACTCCAGCCGTGATCGCGGCGAACCCATCGAGTTCCCGCTGGGCGTCGGCTACGTCATCCCCGGCTGGGACCAGGGCATCGCACAGCTCCGCGTGGGGGACAAGGCCCGCCTCACCATTCCCGGTCACCTCGCCTACGGCGCTGCGGGGGTGCCCGGCGTGATTCCGCCCAACGCCACCCTGATCTTCGACGTGGAACTGATGGACGTGCGCTGA
- the lepB gene encoding signal peptidase I — protein MRRVTQAPTDDRAGSGGFRSFWRVWVLGALLPVWLFTTFVATLARVDGNSMNPTLHSGDLLLLLKYPRWLRAWGLPTAYPRQGDLLIFKAPADSPYSYETLYGVRHRPYNVKRVLALPGDTVAIEGGRVVVNGRPLAESYVNDGVLSDQPPLHIPPGKVWVMGDNRLIGESLDSRAYGPVDLRDVAGPANLRLWPNPGLVRR, from the coding sequence ATGCGCCGCGTGACTCAGGCACCCACAGATGACCGTGCCGGTTCCGGCGGCTTCCGGTCCTTCTGGCGGGTCTGGGTGCTGGGGGCGCTGCTGCCGGTGTGGCTCTTCACGACCTTCGTGGCGACGCTCGCGCGGGTGGACGGCAACAGCATGAATCCCACCCTGCACAGCGGCGACCTGCTGCTGCTGCTGAAATATCCGCGCTGGCTGCGGGCCTGGGGCTTGCCCACCGCCTACCCGCGCCAGGGCGACCTGCTGATCTTCAAGGCCCCGGCGGACAGCCCCTACAGCTACGAGACGCTCTACGGCGTGCGCCACCGCCCCTACAACGTCAAGCGCGTGCTGGCGCTGCCCGGGGACACGGTCGCCATCGAGGGCGGGCGGGTGGTCGTGAACGGGCGGCCCCTCGCGGAGAGTTACGTGAATGACGGCGTGCTGAGTGACCAGCCGCCCCTGCATATCCCGCCCGGCAAGGTGTGGGTCATGGGCGACAACCGCCTGATCGGGGAAAGCCTCGACTCACGCGCTTACGGTCCGGTCGATCTGCGGGACGTGGCCGGTCCCGCCAACCTGCGCCTGTGGCCGAATCCGGGACTGGTGCGCCGCTAG
- a CDS encoding DUF1684 domain-containing protein, whose product MSGAGYAEAVADFRRRKDEHFRAGHGPLPGEALPGFRGLSYYPPDEAWSFIVPVERADGAEVTLGTNTGEPRVMARFGTASVDLPGGPQTLTLYVPPGDEAPARVFVPFRDATSGTETYGAGRYLDAPLTWAPEGPEVRLDFNLAYHPYCAYGEGWTCPLPPRENWLTGPVRAGERSPEG is encoded by the coding sequence GTGAGCGGCGCAGGCTACGCCGAGGCTGTCGCGGACTTCCGGCGCCGCAAGGACGAGCATTTCAGGGCGGGGCATGGGCCGCTCCCGGGCGAGGCCCTGCCAGGTTTCCGGGGCCTGAGCTACTACCCGCCCGACGAGGCCTGGAGCTTCATTGTCCCGGTCGAGCGGGCGGACGGCGCGGAGGTCACCCTCGGCACGAATACCGGCGAGCCCCGGGTGATGGCGCGGTTCGGAACCGCCAGCGTGGACCTGCCGGGCGGCCCGCAGACCCTCACCCTCTACGTGCCCCCCGGCGATGAGGCCCCAGCCCGCGTGTTCGTGCCCTTCCGCGACGCGACGAGCGGGACGGAAACCTACGGCGCGGGGCGTTATCTGGACGCGCCGCTGACGTGGGCGCCGGAGGGGCCGGAAGTTCGCCTGGATTTCAACCTGGCCTACCACCCCTACTGCGCGTATGGCGAGGGCTGGACCTGCCCTCTCCCCCCGCGTGAGAACTGGCTGACGGGGCCGGTGCGGGCGGGGGAACGGTCGCCGGAAGGCTAG
- a CDS encoding RNA-binding S4 domain-containing protein, giving the protein MTEEQGTIDLQDFLKLRGLVETGGEAKFRVQGGEVRVNGAVETRRRKKLRRGDIVEYAGERVRVDW; this is encoded by the coding sequence ATGACGGAAGAGCAGGGCACCATCGACCTTCAGGACTTCCTGAAGCTGCGCGGGCTGGTCGAGACGGGCGGTGAGGCGAAGTTCCGGGTGCAGGGCGGCGAGGTCCGGGTGAACGGCGCTGTGGAGACGCGGCGGCGCAAGAAGCTGCGGCGCGGGGACATCGTGGAATACGCGGGCGAGCGCGTGCGGGTGGACTGGTGA
- a CDS encoding YqjF family protein, translating into MVDFPWIMQMEWRDLVFLHWPLPAASLTPFLPGRVPLDLWQGEAWLGLVTFDVTGFRPRGVPFALDFAQVNLRTYVRVNGGAGIWTFSLDAANALAVLGARLGFCLPYFTARASLRPEGDALAFQSVRRRHPACRCRLHYRPTGEVFRAQPGTLEHWLTERRSLFTVGWGGALWREDVQHEAWPLQAAEVQVVDCTLPGQLGLGALGSPLAHYARVVHVKGWPPRSVKRG; encoded by the coding sequence GTGGTCGACTTCCCCTGGATCATGCAGATGGAGTGGCGGGACCTGGTGTTCCTGCACTGGCCGCTGCCCGCCGCGTCCCTGACGCCGTTCCTGCCGGGCCGGGTGCCGCTGGACTTGTGGCAAGGGGAAGCCTGGCTGGGGCTGGTCACGTTTGACGTGACGGGGTTTCGCCCGCGCGGCGTGCCCTTCGCCCTCGACTTCGCCCAGGTGAACCTGCGGACCTATGTCCGCGTGAACGGTGGGGCGGGCATCTGGACCTTCAGCCTGGACGCGGCGAACGCCCTCGCGGTCCTGGGTGCGCGCCTGGGCTTCTGCCTCCCGTACTTCACGGCCCGGGCGAGCCTGCGTCCCGAGGGAGACGCGCTCGCCTTCCAGAGTGTCCGCCGCCGTCATCCCGCTTGCCGGTGCCGGTTGCACTACCGCCCCACCGGCGAGGTCTTCCGCGCCCAGCCGGGGACCCTCGAACACTGGCTGACCGAACGGCGCTCGCTGTTCACCGTCGGCTGGGGCGGGGCGCTGTGGCGGGAAGACGTGCAGCATGAAGCCTGGCCCCTCCAGGCCGCCGAGGTGCAGGTGGTGGACTGCACCCTGCCCGGGCAGTTGGGCCTCGGCGCGCTCGGCTCCCCACTGGCCCATTACGCCCGCGTGGTGCATGTGAAGGGCTGGCCGCCCCGCAGCGTGAAGAGGGGATAG